A stretch of the Filimonas lacunae genome encodes the following:
- a CDS encoding SusC/RagA family TonB-linked outer membrane protein codes for MDIRFNRYLFLAAFLLPQLKAITADARAPKHFAPPSQKMVALAEALHQIQGTFHVNFNYSSATIANKFVPAEKIPVKGGFTEDKLSALLQPLGLVAEKLDATDYAIKPAVTTQKQSYTFNVAASRASHVVKGVVTNDKEELLAGVAVTARPGGKTVLTNATGAFSIEVEGDDVVLVFSSAGYLTQELKAGNNATLNVQLQADIKNLDNVVVTALGIKRQEKALGYSIATIDGSKVNTVKEVNVVNALSGKVAGVDIRAVSSDPGSSVLITIRGSSSISSGSQPLFVVDGVPISSGNRTPATPVGQVTVDYGSPISDINPDDIASISVLKGASAAALYGSRAGNGVVLITTKSGSGKSKKGLNVQANFNAMYDKAWQFPEFQNEFGAGDVTSSTDPTNTLSTASWGPRLDQGTKYVQWNSPTDVNGNLVPTDWVSYPNRVKDFFETGSTYTTNVAVSGNNFRLSYTNLQNKGISPNTDLQRNTVNLAAGYELSPKIKVTTNVAYANNHSKNRPTFNRGSASYIIYTMPGNINPALLKNYWQKDKEGLAQFSQDQGSTDNPYFVAYELTNGYNRNRLTGNIQLNIDLLKNLSLMVRSGVDFYSETDESKRAFSAVQNPNGGYSIGSLFQMERNTDFLLTYKKNLKKDWSFFVSAGGNRMDANNNSQSQAAGTLVMPGVYNIANAAAGVVTNNSSRSTRRINSIYGMGELSYSNYAFLNLTARNDWSSTLPSNHNSYFYPSASLSFIVSDMLHLNSKTVSFAKVRMNWSKVGKDTDPYNLYNNFTFASPDWGSVKMATFSATLKNNNLKPEIATSYEAGTDLKFFNNRLGIEATYYSTSSRNQIVPIPTSMSSGYSTKIINTGEIRNSGWEIGVNGTPVTGAFTWNISANFTRNRNKVVSLSKDLSSYSMGSAEGVQYQIMEGTQMGDMYGNTWKTVPDGPHKGEELLDNTGHSQAATGLVKIGNYNPDFMAGFTNAFTYKQFSLNTLLDWRQGGQFFSYVFMNLLSDGRTVNTLYGRDAAHGGVSWNDNGVERNDGMIENGYISDGNGGYVKNTNVTDPESYYGDYYWKMHQRNTFSATYVKLREASLTYTFTKKQLSRLPFTNLSVALIGRNLFSYTAAGKGYDPETAMTIKSGSIVPGTASWSLPYTRSYGVKLSVNF; via the coding sequence ATGGACATCCGATTTAACAGGTATTTATTCCTGGCTGCCTTTTTATTGCCTCAACTGAAGGCGATAACAGCCGATGCCCGCGCCCCTAAACATTTTGCCCCTCCATCGCAAAAGATGGTAGCATTGGCCGAGGCCTTGCATCAGATACAGGGAACTTTTCATGTAAATTTTAACTACAGCAGTGCTACCATAGCCAACAAGTTTGTGCCTGCTGAAAAAATACCGGTAAAAGGTGGCTTTACCGAAGACAAGCTGAGTGCTTTGCTGCAGCCGTTAGGCCTTGTGGCAGAAAAGCTGGATGCTACCGATTATGCTATCAAACCGGCAGTAACTACACAAAAACAAAGCTATACGTTTAACGTAGCGGCCAGCCGTGCCAGTCATGTGGTAAAAGGAGTTGTTACCAACGATAAAGAAGAATTGCTGGCAGGTGTGGCTGTTACAGCGCGTCCGGGTGGTAAAACTGTGCTTACCAACGCAACCGGGGCATTTAGTATAGAAGTGGAAGGGGATGATGTGGTGCTGGTATTCAGTTCGGCCGGATATCTTACCCAGGAACTGAAAGCAGGTAATAATGCTACTTTGAATGTGCAGCTGCAAGCAGATATTAAAAACCTGGACAATGTGGTAGTAACTGCACTGGGTATCAAGCGTCAGGAAAAAGCATTGGGTTATTCTATTGCAACGATAGATGGCTCTAAAGTGAACACGGTAAAAGAAGTGAATGTTGTAAATGCGTTAAGTGGTAAAGTGGCGGGCGTGGATATCAGGGCAGTTAGTTCTGATCCGGGATCCTCTGTATTAATTACCATACGTGGCTCTTCTTCCATCTCCAGTGGCAGTCAGCCGCTATTTGTAGTAGATGGTGTGCCTATTTCTTCCGGTAACAGAACACCTGCTACTCCGGTAGGTCAGGTAACCGTAGATTATGGTAGCCCTATATCGGATATTAACCCCGATGATATTGCTTCTATCAGCGTATTAAAAGGCGCCAGTGCGGCGGCTTTATATGGTAGCAGGGCCGGTAATGGCGTAGTGCTTATTACTACTAAAAGCGGTAGCGGAAAAAGCAAAAAAGGACTGAATGTGCAGGCCAATTTTAATGCGATGTACGATAAGGCCTGGCAGTTTCCGGAGTTTCAGAATGAGTTTGGCGCCGGCGACGTAACGTCGTCTACTGATCCTACCAATACATTGTCTACAGCTTCGTGGGGCCCGCGCTTAGATCAGGGTACCAAATATGTACAATGGAACAGTCCTACCGATGTAAACGGTAACCTGGTGCCTACTGATTGGGTCTCTTATCCTAACCGTGTCAAAGATTTCTTTGAAACCGGCAGCACGTATACTACCAATGTGGCTGTTTCGGGTAACAACTTCCGTTTGTCTTATACCAACCTGCAAAACAAGGGTATTTCTCCCAATACCGATTTGCAGCGTAATACTGTTAACCTGGCGGCAGGTTACGAGTTAAGCCCTAAAATAAAAGTAACTACCAATGTGGCGTATGCCAACAATCACAGTAAAAACCGTCCTACTTTTAACAGAGGCAGTGCCAGCTATATTATATACACCATGCCAGGCAATATCAACCCGGCGTTGTTGAAAAACTACTGGCAGAAAGACAAAGAAGGACTGGCGCAGTTTTCGCAGGACCAGGGTAGTACTGATAACCCTTATTTTGTGGCTTATGAGCTTACTAATGGCTATAACCGCAATAGGCTTACAGGTAACATCCAGTTAAATATAGACCTGTTGAAAAACCTGAGCCTGATGGTGCGTTCGGGTGTTGATTTCTACTCCGAAACAGACGAAAGCAAAAGAGCATTCAGTGCAGTGCAAAACCCCAATGGTGGTTATTCCATAGGCAGCCTGTTTCAGATGGAGCGTAACACAGACTTCCTGTTAACATATAAGAAGAACCTGAAAAAAGACTGGTCTTTCTTTGTATCAGCTGGTGGCAACCGTATGGACGCTAATAACAATAGCCAGTCGCAAGCTGCCGGAACATTGGTAATGCCAGGCGTATATAATATTGCCAATGCAGCTGCAGGTGTCGTTACCAACAATTCTTCCCGGTCAACCAGGCGTATTAATAGCATATATGGTATGGGCGAATTGTCGTACAGTAACTATGCTTTCCTGAACCTTACTGCCCGTAATGACTGGTCCAGTACTTTGCCTTCTAACCACAATTCCTATTTCTATCCTTCTGCATCCTTAAGCTTTATTGTCTCAGATATGTTGCATTTGAACAGCAAGACAGTGTCTTTTGCTAAAGTGCGGATGAACTGGTCAAAAGTAGGTAAGGATACAGATCCTTATAATCTGTATAACAACTTTACTTTTGCTTCGCCTGATTGGGGAAGTGTGAAGATGGCTACTTTTAGCGCCACTTTAAAGAACAATAACCTGAAACCCGAAATAGCTACTTCTTACGAAGCGGGCACCGATTTGAAGTTTTTTAACAATCGCCTGGGTATTGAAGCTACTTACTACAGCACTTCCAGCCGTAACCAGATTGTACCAATTCCTACTTCTATGAGCTCGGGTTACAGTACTAAAATTATCAATACGGGAGAAATACGTAACAGTGGCTGGGAAATAGGTGTAAATGGTACGCCTGTAACCGGTGCTTTTACCTGGAACATCAGCGCCAACTTTACACGCAACCGCAATAAGGTAGTGAGTTTATCAAAAGACCTTTCCAGCTATTCCATGGGTAGTGCCGAAGGGGTACAGTACCAGATAATGGAAGGTACACAAATGGGTGATATGTATGGCAATACCTGGAAAACGGTACCTGATGGTCCACATAAAGGCGAAGAGCTGTTAGATAATACCGGCCATTCGCAAGCAGCTACCGGCCTGGTAAAAATAGGCAACTACAACCCGGACTTCATGGCGGGCTTTACCAACGCCTTTACTTATAAGCAGTTTTCTTTAAACACCCTGCTGGACTGGCGCCAGGGCGGTCAGTTCTTTTCTTACGTGTTCATGAACCTTTTAAGTGATGGACGTACTGTAAATACCTTATATGGCAGAGATGCAGCGCATGGTGGTGTGAGCTGGAACGATAACGGCGTTGAACGTAATGATGGAATGATAGAGAATGGATATATATCAGATGGTAATGGTGGTTATGTAAAGAATACCAATGTTACTGATCCGGAAAGCTACTATGGCGATTACTATTGGAAAATGCACCAGCGTAACACGTTCAGCGCTACTTATGTAAAACTGCGTGAAGCAAGCCTTACCTATACATTTACTAAAAAGCAACTGAGCCGTTTACCATTTACCAACCTGTCGGTAGCATTGATTGGCCGCAACCTGTTCAGCTACACAGCAGCAGGCAAAGGTTACGATCCGGAAACTGCTATGACTATTAAAAGTGGCAGTATAGTGCCTGGCACTGCCAGCTGGTCGTTGCCCTATACCCGTTCTTATGGCGTAAAACTGAGTGTAAACTTTTAA
- a CDS encoding FecR family protein, translated as MDYSKHTATDLMMTDSFRAWVNQSDKESCAFWDTLLQQQPQLLPVAKEASFVLLQLQHIKTVDSAPEMETVKANIDLLLDSRSRVMRRTGRVRLLRMTAAAAILVLMAGFALFYYTQEETITAGFARTSEVVLPDGSKVILNANSAVSFKKHWLGWKHREVWLQGEAFFKVTSKPQGYHPKFVVHASALDVAVVGTQFNVYNRRNNVNVVLKEGKVIASGTGAAANAGQLKMHPGQMVALQNNSMQLTEVDAAAYISWMSNRLVFANMPLHKVAQVLEDNYGYTVIWKNKSMMDSTFTGSCPSDNIQILTAAISAVYNRKVSITGNSVTFE; from the coding sequence ATGGATTACAGTAAACATACCGCCACCGACCTGATGATGACAGATTCTTTCCGTGCCTGGGTAAACCAGTCAGATAAAGAATCCTGTGCATTTTGGGACACGCTGTTGCAACAGCAGCCACAATTGCTGCCTGTAGCAAAGGAGGCCAGTTTTGTACTGTTGCAGTTACAGCATATAAAAACAGTGGATAGTGCACCGGAAATGGAAACAGTGAAAGCAAATATTGATCTGTTACTGGATAGCCGAAGCAGGGTAATGCGCCGAACAGGTAGAGTGCGATTATTGCGGATGACAGCGGCGGCGGCTATACTGGTATTAATGGCTGGGTTTGCATTGTTCTATTATACGCAGGAAGAAACCATTACCGCCGGCTTTGCACGTACCAGTGAAGTGGTGTTACCGGACGGGTCGAAAGTGATATTAAATGCCAACTCTGCGGTATCTTTTAAAAAGCACTGGTTAGGGTGGAAGCATCGGGAAGTGTGGTTACAAGGGGAAGCTTTTTTTAAAGTAACCAGCAAACCACAAGGCTATCATCCCAAGTTTGTAGTGCACGCCAGTGCGTTGGATGTGGCGGTAGTGGGTACACAGTTTAACGTATACAACCGCCGCAATAACGTAAATGTGGTGCTGAAAGAAGGAAAGGTAATAGCAAGCGGAACAGGCGCAGCAGCCAATGCAGGCCAGCTGAAAATGCACCCGGGACAAATGGTTGCTTTACAAAACAATAGCATGCAGTTAACAGAGGTGGATGCAGCCGCTTATATCTCGTGGATGAGCAACCGGCTGGTGTTTGCCAATATGCCTTTGCATAAAGTAGCACAGGTGCTGGAAGATAACTACGGTTACACCGTAATATGGAAGAATAAAAGCATGATGGATAGCACCTTCACAGGTTCATGCCCATCAGACAACATACAAATATTGACTGCTGCCATCAGCGCAGTGTATAACAGAAAAGTATCTATAACAGGTAACTCAGTCACATTTGAATAG
- a CDS encoding RNA polymerase sigma factor: protein MNTRSLHPEDENRLWSRFCKGERDAFDTLYATYFPVLFQYCIRFTSDRSLIKDVLQDFFITLFLKPPKSSAVKQVKSYLLVSVRRQLLKALQKEAAGFQTLDDEAGYDFELELAADNSFIEKQEAGGVTQALQQMIRQLTPRQREAVYLYFFENIGYEQIADMLDMKEIKYARTLIYRALEDMRDLLAQNQVMTDILRNAAFAKQP, encoded by the coding sequence ATGAATACCAGATCCTTACACCCTGAAGATGAAAACCGGCTATGGAGCAGGTTTTGTAAAGGGGAGCGGGATGCCTTCGACACGCTTTACGCCACCTACTTTCCGGTGCTGTTTCAATATTGTATCCGGTTTACTTCTGACAGAAGTCTGATTAAAGATGTGCTGCAGGATTTCTTTATTACCCTCTTTTTAAAACCTCCGAAGTCTTCTGCGGTAAAGCAGGTAAAAAGTTATTTATTAGTGTCTGTTCGCAGGCAGTTGTTAAAAGCGTTGCAAAAAGAAGCTGCTGGTTTTCAAACACTGGATGATGAAGCAGGCTACGATTTTGAACTGGAGCTGGCAGCCGATAACAGCTTTATTGAAAAACAGGAAGCCGGCGGGGTAACACAGGCCTTACAGCAAATGATCCGCCAGCTTACCCCACGCCAGCGCGAAGCTGTTTACCTCTACTTTTTTGAAAACATCGGCTACGAGCAAATTGCCGATATGCTGGACATGAAAGAAATAAAATACGCCCGTACATTGATTTACCGCGCGCTGGAAGATATGCGTGACCTGCTTGCTCAAAACCAGGTAATGACGGACATTTTGCGTAATGCCGCCTTTGCAAAACAGCCCTGA
- a CDS encoding DUF433 domain-containing protein translates to MIEYNTGRCGGAPVLQGRRLTIYDIVTKIEVEGNLEVAVCDYEITMEEARESVHYCVNRICEQEPELMNFCHGCVLRTQADGEEFCAEDYEEVTVTGGAYWKSKKDDSVFMGTWSELEVKIKGEETWLIAGRMMMQYIELHP, encoded by the coding sequence ATGATTGAATATAACACCGGTCGTTGCGGTGGAGCTCCTGTGTTACAGGGTCGAAGATTGACGATATATGACATTGTAACGAAAATAGAGGTGGAGGGAAACCTGGAAGTGGCAGTGTGTGATTATGAAATAACCATGGAGGAAGCAAGAGAGTCCGTGCATTATTGTGTCAACAGAATTTGTGAGCAAGAGCCGGAGTTAATGAACTTTTGCCATGGATGTGTTTTACGTACGCAGGCAGATGGTGAGGAGTTTTGTGCAGAGGATTATGAAGAGGTGACTGTAACAGGCGGCGCTTATTGGAAGTCGAAAAAGGATGACAGTGTTTTTATGGGAACATGGAGTGAGCTGGAAGTAAAAATCAAGGGAGAAGAAACCTGGCTGATAGCTGGCAGAATGATGATGCAGTATATAGAGCTGCATCCCTGA
- a CDS encoding radical SAM protein, which yields MMTESPYILYSDGLGNIFEDTSLYATGRSGWDVYPIPAEEWIELPEGGNLYELPGRRGVGIDVKTGEMRLCEKGWAVAAFIPPAHTGLYMSAYETMPDAPTLPLFCYTASGWHDDKFYVTAVRIERDIRQECAGYDDGLIQEGTKSLLEAYPHNRLIKHLMETCCQTYHCPAARNFALGRWECPVPASPACNANCIGCISFQPEEESIVSTQDRLTFKPSPEEIVEFTVPHLETAPFPIVSFGQGCEGEPLLMWQTIRESIIEMRKHTSKGSININTNGSNPQAVKALCEVGLNSIRVSTNSARKHIYTPYYRPNNYQFEDIVESLKVVRSYGGWASINYFVFPGMTDSIEEYEALRKLIIDTDLTMIQWRNFNIDPDWYLGQINVVDTGECMGVKQMMDLIHEEFPKVRFGYFNPPIERIKGDYELDFAH from the coding sequence ATGATGACTGAATCTCCGTACATTTTGTACTCCGACGGATTGGGTAATATTTTTGAAGATACCAGCTTGTATGCCACTGGCCGCAGCGGTTGGGATGTGTATCCTATACCTGCTGAAGAGTGGATTGAATTGCCCGAGGGAGGTAATTTATACGAGTTGCCTGGCCGCCGGGGCGTGGGTATTGATGTAAAAACCGGGGAAATGCGTCTTTGCGAAAAAGGATGGGCTGTGGCTGCGTTTATTCCACCTGCGCACACCGGATTGTATATGTCGGCTTACGAAACCATGCCCGATGCACCTACTTTACCTTTATTCTGCTATACCGCTTCCGGATGGCACGATGATAAATTTTACGTTACCGCAGTAAGAATTGAGCGCGATATCCGCCAGGAATGCGCCGGTTACGATGATGGCCTGATACAGGAAGGTACTAAAAGCCTGCTGGAAGCCTATCCGCACAACCGGTTGATCAAGCACCTGATGGAAACCTGCTGCCAAACCTACCATTGTCCTGCCGCCCGCAACTTTGCGCTGGGACGCTGGGAGTGTCCGGTACCTGCTTCACCGGCCTGTAATGCCAACTGTATTGGTTGTATTTCGTTCCAGCCGGAAGAGGAATCTATTGTATCTACGCAGGACAGGCTTACTTTCAAGCCTAGTCCCGAAGAAATTGTAGAGTTTACCGTACCACACCTGGAAACTGCTCCTTTCCCGATTGTAAGTTTTGGACAAGGTTGCGAAGGCGAACCATTATTGATGTGGCAAACCATTCGCGAGTCTATTATTGAAATGCGCAAGCATACCAGCAAGGGCAGCATTAACATTAATACCAACGGCAGTAACCCGCAGGCAGTAAAAGCACTGTGCGAAGTAGGCTTAAACAGTATTCGTGTAAGTACCAACTCGGCCCGTAAACATATTTACACACCGTACTACCGCCCTAACAACTACCAGTTTGAAGATATTGTAGAAAGCCTGAAAGTGGTACGCAGCTATGGTGGCTGGGCCAGCATCAACTACTTTGTGTTTCCTGGTATGACGGATAGTATTGAAGAATATGAAGCATTACGCAAGCTGATCATAGACACGGATTTAACCATGATACAGTGGCGTAATTTTAACATCGATCCTGATTGGTACCTGGGCCAGATTAACGTGGTAGATACCGGTGAATGTATGGGCGTGAAACAAATGATGGACCTGATTCATGAGGAGTTTCCGAAAGTAAGGTTTGGTTACTTTAATCCTCCTATCGAGCGTATCAAAGGCGATTACGAACTGGATTTTGCACACTAA
- a CDS encoding sulfite exporter TauE/SafE family protein, producing MEPIVSTLLLLCTAAFIAGFIDAIVGGGGLVQTPATLIILPQYPVATLLGTTKIPSFAGTSLAAWQYSRRVQLNTRLLAAVASVAFVAALGGSKMASLLSNQVLKPVMLVLLVIVGIYTYSNKKFGLQEHNEKMPANAIAYGALFGLVIGFYDGFIGPGTGSFLILIFISVIGQDFLHASAHAKMVNLATNLASILYFSSTGHILYQYAIPMAICNLAGSFFGTRLALLKGNRFIRIFFLLVVTGTIIRFGWDVYNLLNH from the coding sequence ATGGAACCTATTGTGTCAACCCTTCTGTTGCTTTGTACTGCTGCTTTTATAGCAGGCTTTATTGATGCCATTGTAGGCGGTGGCGGCCTGGTGCAAACACCTGCCACCCTGATTATTCTGCCCCAATACCCCGTAGCCACGTTGCTGGGCACTACCAAAATACCCTCTTTTGCAGGCACCAGTTTAGCAGCCTGGCAATATTCGCGCAGGGTGCAATTGAATACCCGTTTACTGGCTGCTGTAGCCAGTGTGGCCTTTGTGGCAGCATTAGGCGGTTCTAAAATGGCCAGCCTGTTAAGCAACCAGGTGTTAAAACCAGTGATGCTGGTGCTACTGGTAATAGTGGGCATTTACACCTATAGCAACAAAAAGTTTGGTTTGCAGGAGCATAACGAAAAGATGCCCGCCAATGCCATTGCCTATGGCGCTTTGTTTGGACTGGTAATAGGCTTTTATGATGGATTTATCGGGCCCGGTACAGGCAGCTTCCTGATACTGATTTTCATTAGTGTAATAGGACAGGATTTCCTCCATGCCAGCGCTCATGCCAAAATGGTGAACCTGGCCACCAACCTCGCTTCTATTTTATATTTCAGCAGTACCGGCCACATACTGTATCAATATGCTATTCCCATGGCCATATGCAACCTTGCAGGTTCTTTCTTTGGCACAAGGCTGGCCCTGTTAAAAGGAAACCGGTTTATACGTATCTTCTTTTTGCTGGTGGTTACCGGCACTATTATCCGCTTTGGATGGGATGTATATAATCTGTTAAACCACTAG
- a CDS encoding bifunctional folylpolyglutamate synthase/dihydrofolate synthase, whose protein sequence is MNYQETLDYLFHKLPMFSRIGAAAFKKDLTNTIALCDALDNPQQHFISIHIAGTNGKGSVSHMLASVLQSAGYKTGLYTSPHLKDFRERIKVNGELCTEQFVIDFTQKIQPQIEALEPSFFEITVAMAFDWFAQQKVDIAIIETGLGGRLDSTNIITPTLSIITNIGYDHMNMLGDTLPLIAGEKAGIIKQGVSVVIGETHTETTPVFEQTAAAIKAPILWAQQLHTVTDWQYQHHHLQVTIEHVHSGERKTYALDLPGLYQRKNVLSVITAVEELRRKNWNISEEQLAHGLQHVKKQTGLHGRWELIQQHPTVILDVCHNEDGIQQLVQQLELTTYNELHIVMGMVKDKDIEKVLALLPTTAHYYFTRAQIERALPENELAAKAAIHGLQGHTYPDVNTALAQAKQKAHEKDLIIVCGSVFLVGEVA, encoded by the coding sequence GTGAACTACCAGGAAACACTCGATTACCTGTTCCATAAACTGCCCATGTTTAGCAGAATAGGAGCAGCCGCATTTAAAAAAGACCTTACTAATACTATAGCCTTATGTGATGCGCTGGATAATCCGCAGCAGCATTTCATTTCCATTCATATAGCAGGCACTAACGGAAAGGGCTCTGTAAGTCATATGCTGGCATCAGTGCTGCAAAGTGCTGGCTACAAAACCGGCTTATACACCTCGCCCCATCTGAAAGATTTCCGGGAGCGCATTAAAGTAAACGGCGAACTGTGCACCGAGCAGTTTGTCATTGACTTTACCCAAAAGATACAACCTCAGATAGAAGCCTTAGAACCTTCTTTCTTTGAAATAACCGTGGCCATGGCTTTCGACTGGTTTGCACAGCAAAAGGTGGACATAGCCATTATTGAAACCGGCCTGGGGGGGCGTTTGGATAGCACCAACATTATCACCCCTACCCTCAGCATTATTACCAACATTGGTTACGATCACATGAATATGTTGGGCGATACCCTTCCTTTAATTGCCGGTGAAAAAGCGGGTATTATTAAACAAGGGGTATCCGTAGTGATTGGCGAAACACATACAGAAACCACGCCCGTATTTGAGCAAACAGCTGCTGCTATAAAAGCCCCTATACTGTGGGCACAACAACTGCACACTGTTACCGACTGGCAATACCAGCACCATCATTTACAGGTTACCATAGAACATGTACATTCCGGCGAACGTAAAACCTACGCGCTGGACCTTCCCGGTTTGTATCAAAGAAAAAACGTGCTGAGTGTAATCACTGCCGTGGAAGAATTGCGAAGAAAAAACTGGAATATCAGCGAAGAGCAGCTGGCGCATGGCTTACAGCATGTAAAAAAACAAACAGGCCTGCATGGCCGCTGGGAACTGATACAACAACACCCTACTGTAATACTGGATGTATGCCACAACGAAGATGGCATTCAGCAACTGGTGCAGCAACTGGAATTAACCACCTATAACGAACTACATATTGTTATGGGCATGGTAAAAGATAAGGATATTGAAAAAGTGCTGGCCTTGCTACCTACTACCGCCCATTACTATTTCACCCGCGCACAGATAGAACGTGCCTTACCTGAAAACGAACTGGCAGCCAAAGCTGCCATACATGGTTTACAAGGGCACACGTATCCTGATGTAAACACTGCATTGGCCCAGGCGAAGCAAAAAGCACACGAAAAAGATTTAATAATAGTTTGCGGTA